Within the Pseudonocardia alni genome, the region CAGGCCGACCCGGCCCAGCTCGGCGACCCAGTCGCCGCCGCGGCGCAGGAGCAGCAGCGGCCGGGCGGACACCGCGGCCGCCAGCCGCAGTCCCGCCGCGGGCAGCGCGAGGGGGCCGGCGTCGGCTGGGGTGCGGTCGCGCTCGCTCATCGCCTCCATCATCCCCACCGCCACCGGTCGCGGCGCGTTCACCCCGTCGTCGGGCGGCGTTCGGACCGGACCGGCACGGTGGCCCGGTCGCGCCGCACGAGACCCCGGAGCCCGATGAGCACCGTCGCCCCGTCCACCCCGTCCCCGCACGCGTCCCCGGCCGGGACGGGTGCGTTCCTGCGGGAGTTCCTGCGCGACCCGCTGCGCACGGCGTCGGCGCTGCCGAGCTCCCGGGCGCTGGCCCTCGCCGCCACCGCACCGGTCCCCGCGACCGGGGACCCGGTCGTCGTCGAGCTGGGGCCGGGCACCGGGGCGTTCACCGACGTCATCGCCGAGCGCCTCGGCGGCCGCGGCCACCACCTGGCCGTCGAGCTGAACCCGCGCCTGGCCGCGCTGCTGCGGGCCCGCCACCCCGGGCTCGACGTCGCCGTCGCGGACGCGGCCGAGCTGCCCGCGCTGCTCGCCGCCCGCGGGCTCGGCGGCGCCGACGTGGTCGTCTCCGGGCTGCCGTGGGCGGCCTACCCGCGCGACGAGCCGTGGCTGACCGACGTCGTCGCCGGCTGCCTGCACCCCGACGGCGCCCTGACCCAGTTCGGCTACTCGGTGACCCGGTCGCTGCCGCCCGCCCGCCGGCTCCGGCGGCGGCTCGCCGCGGCGTTCGAGGAGGTCGTGCACGGCCGCGCGGTGCTCGCCAACGTCCCGCCCGCGTTCGTCCTCACCGCCCGCCGTCCGCGGCCGCCCCGGGGCTGACCTGGCCCGTCACCGCCGGGGAGGCCCCGGGCCCGCCCACCGGGCGGCGACGGTGCGGCCCCCGGCTACCCTGATCCGCGCCCCGCAGCCCGGTCGGCGTCGACCCGCGGACCTGCCGGGGATCGCCGGTTCCCGCCCGGGAACGACCCACGGACCAGGGGAGACGTGTGTCGCAGACCCAGCTCGTGTCGCCCGAGACCCGCCCGCTGCGCGCGTGGCAGCGCAGCGCACTCGCCCGCTACCTCGCGACCTCGCCGCGGGACTTCCTCGCGGTCGCGACCCCGGGCGCGGGCAAGACGACCTTCGCCCTGCGCGTCGCCTCGGAGCTGCTGCGCGACCGGGTCGTCGACGCGATCACCGTCGTCACCCCGACCGAGCACCTGAAGTACCAGTGGGCCGAGTCGGCCGCGGCCGCCGGCGTCGCGCTCGACCCTGAGTTCCGCAACTCCGCGGGCGGTACCTCGCGGGACTACCAGGGCATCGCGATCACCTACGCCGGCGTCGCCGCGCACCCGATGCTGCACCGCAACCGCACCGAGAACCGCCGGATGCTGGTGATCCTCGACGAGATCCACCACGCGGGCGACGCCAAGAGCTGGGGCGAGGGCGTCTACGAGGCGTTCGAGCCCGCCACCCGCCGCCTCGCCCTGACCGGGACGCCGTTCCGCTCCGACGACAACCCGATCCCGTTCGTCGAGTACGTCCCCGACGCCGAGGGCGCCCCGCGCAGCCGGGCCGACCACCAGTACGGCTACGCCGAGGCGCTCGCCGACAACGTGGTCCGGCCGGTCGTCTTCCTGGCCTACTCCGGTACGTCCAACTGGCGCACCAGCGCGGGCGAGGAGATCTCGGCCCGGCTGGGGGAGCCGCTGACCCGCGAGCAGACCGCGATGGCCTGGCGCACCGCGCTGGACCCGTCCGGGGACTGGATGCCCGCGGTGCTCGCCGCGGCCGACCGCCGCCTGCAGAGCCACCGCGACGGCGGCATGCCCGACGCGGGAGGCCTCGTCATCGCCACCGACCAGACGGCCGCCCGTGCCTACGCCGCGCTGCTCACCGGCATCACCGGGGTCCGGCCCGCGGTCGTCCTGTCCGACGAGGCGGGCGGCTCGGACCGGATCGCGGAGTTCTCCCGCTCCACCGAGCGGTGGATGGTCGCGGTCCGGATGGTGTCCGAGGGTGTCGACGTGCCGCGCCTCGCCGTCGGCGTCTACGCCACCAGCGCCTCGACCCCGCTGTACTTCGCCCAGGCCATCGGCCGGTTCGTGCGGTCGCGGCGGCAGGGCGAGACCGCGTCGGTGTTCGTCCCCAGCGTCCCGGTGCTGCTCGGCCTGGCCAGCGAGCTGGAGGCCCAGCGCGACCACGTCCTCGGCAAGCCGCAGCGGCCCGAGGAGGTCTGGAACGACGCCGAGCTCAACGAGGCCAACACGGTCAAGGACGAGCCCGGCGAGCAGGAGAAGGCGTTCACCTCCCTCGGCGCCGACGCCGAGCTGGACCAGCTGATCTATGAGGGCGCCACCTACTCCGCCGACGAGGAGGACTACCTCGGGCTGCCCGGGCTGCTGGAGCCCGACCAGGTGCGCACCCTGCTGTCCCAGCGGCAGGCCGACTGGATCGCGAAGGGCTCGCCGCGCACCGGCGCCCAGGCCCGCGCCACCCCGGCGACCGAGCCCACCCCGCCGCCGGCCGCCGAGCGCGGGCAGAGCGTGCGGGAGCGGCTGCAGACGCTGCGCAAGGAGCTCAACACCCTGGTCGCGCTGCACAACCACAAGACCCGTAAGCCGCACGGGAAGATCCATAACGAGCTGCGGGCGCACTGCGGCGGCCCGCCGGTGGCGATGGCGACCATCGAGCAGCTCGAGGAACGCATCGCGACCCTGCGGTCCTGGCGCTGAGAGCCGCCCTGGCGGGCCGCCGTGTCGCCGGCGGGCCGGAGGACGACGCCGCCCGTGCGGGCGCGGTGGGGGCCGGCCCGGCACCGTCGGGGGACCGGAGAGCCACCACGGCCGGCACGCGGTGATCCACTCCGCGCGCGCTGATCCGCTCGGGGCGCGCGTCCGGACACGCGCGGACCGCGGATCAGCGCGCGAGCTCCGGATCACCGTGCGGACGTCGCGCCGCCGGAGCGGTCAGGACGGGGCGGACCGATCCCGGACGTACGTGGCGGGAACGGGGACGGGTTCGTCGCCGTCGCGGGACCGCAGGGCCACCGCGGCGACGACCAGCGCGATCCCCACGGCCTCCAGCGGCCCCGGCAGCTGACCGAGCACGACGAGCCCGACCAGCGTCGCGGTGGCGGGCAGCAGCGCCAGCAGGACCGCGAATCGGGCCTGCCCGACCCGGCGCAGCACGACCTGGTCCAGCACGTAGGGGATCACCGAGCTGAGCACACCCAGCCCGACGGACAGGCCGAGCACCACCGGATCGGCGAGCGGCGCGAGGTTCGCGAGCCCGAACCCGGTCGCGGCACCCGTACCCCCGGTGAACAGCAGCGGGACCAGGACGACGGCGGCCACGGTGAACCCGGTCGCCAGGTCGTCGATGCCGGAACCGGCCCGCGCGACCCGCTTGCCCAGCACGATGTAGGCCGCCCACATCGCCGCCGCGCCCAGCGCCCACAGCACCCCGGCGGGACTGCCGGACCAGCGCACGTCGGCGATGAGGAGCACGCCCGCCGCGGCGAGGCCGACCGCGCCGACGTCGCGGAACCGGCGCGAGGCGAGCGCCGCGACCACGACCGGGCCGGTGAACTCGACCGCCACCGCGGTGCCGAGCGGCAGCCGCGCGATCGCCTCGTAGTAGGCGACGTTCATCAGCGCCGTGGCCAGCCCGAACGTCCCCGCGCGGACGAGCCGGACGCCGCGCCACGAGTCGCGGCCGGGGCGGCGCCACGCCAGCAGGACCAGCGCGGCACCGATGAGGCGCAGCTCGGCGACCGCCGACGGCGCGAGCCGGTCGAACAGCCCGACGGCCAGCGCGGCCCCCACGTACATCGAGGTCCCACCGGCCAGGAACAGCAACGGAGCGGGAACACGATCGGGCGACGGGCGGGGACTCACCCGGCCACCGTAGACCGCGACACACCGTATTTACCGTGGCGCGCTTGCACGTCGGGCGAGTTGCCCGCATGATTCACACGCAGTCAACTTCATACGCAACCGGTCACCGCGGGTACATCGCGGCGCCACCGAACCGTGCGGCGCACGCCACACGTGACGGACGTCGCGACGCATCCCGGGAACACGTGCAGGGGCCTCGAGCGTCTGTACAGGTGTGGGCGAACCGCTCGTGCGGTCGTCACAGTGATACGGCGGCGAGCGCCCGAAGCCCGCCGCCGCGACGGAGGGAGACCGCTATGCAGCCCGAAACGCTGACCCGGCCCGAACTGACCCTTGCCGACCGTTGCGACCGCTGCGGTGCGGCTGCCAAGGTGCGCGCGATCCTGCCCTCCGGTGGGGAACTCCTGTTCTGCAACCACCACGGCAACGCCCACGCCGCCAAGCTGCGTGAGTCCGGGGTGCAGGTGCAGACCGGGGAGTGACACCCGGGGCGCCACCCGCGCCCCCACACAGACCCTCGAACGGGGCGGGGATCCGATCGGATCCCCGCCCCGTTCGGTATGTCCGGGGGTGCTCAGGACACCGGTGCGAGCGGCTCCGGGCCGGTGCCCGGGGCCCCGCGTGCCCCGGCCGGCCGCGACGGCGCCGGGTCGGCGGGCAGCGGGGTGGCGCCGGTGACGATGTCGGCGGCCCGCTCGGCCACCACCACCACCGGGCCGTAGGTGTTGGCGTTGGGCACGTCCGGGAAGATCGACGCGTCGACGACCCGCAGACCCTCGGTGCCGTGCACGCGCAGCGTCGACGGGTCCACGACGGCGTCGGCGTCGGTACCCATCCGCGCGGTGCTGGTCGGGTGCAGCCCGTTCTGGGCGCGCCGGGACACCCAGGCGAGGATCTCGGCGTCGGAGCGGACACCCTCGCCGGGGAAGGTCTCCCCGGCGTCGAGGCCCGCGAACGCCGGCTGGGTGAGGATCTCCCGGGCCAGGCCGACGGCCTCCACCCAGCGACGCCGGTCGCCGTCGGTGACCAGGTAGTTCTGCACCAGGCGCGGTGGGACGGCGGTGTCGCGGGACACCGCCCGCACCGTCCCGCGGACGTCGCCCGCCATCACCGAGACGTGCATCTCGTAGCCGTGCCCGACCGGCGGGACGTCCGGCGCGAAGCGCATCGCGACCGGCGCGAACAGCATCATGACGTCGGGGATGCCCCCGGCCATCGAGGTGGAGGCGAACCCGCCGATCTCGAAGTGGTTGCTGGCCCCGATCCCGGTGCCCGAGACGAGCCAGCGGGCCGCCGCGGCGGGCAGCCGGTGCGGGGCCCGGTGCGGGGCCAGCGAGATGGGCCGGGAGCAGGCGTGCTGCAGGTGCACCGCGAGGTGGTCCTGCAGGTTCGCGCCGACCCCGGGCAGCGCCACCCGGGTCCCGACGCCGATCCCGGCAAGGTGCTCCGGGTCGCCGAAGCCGGACACCTGGAGCAGCTGCGGGGTGGCGACGGAGCCGGCGGCGAGCAGGGTCTCGCCGGCGTCGACGTCGCGGAGGGTGCCGTCGGCGGCGCGGTAGCGGACGCCGATGACCCGGGTACCGCGGGCGTCGGTGCGCAGCGCGCGGACCAGGGCGCCGGTGCGGACGGTCAGGTTGGGCCGTGAGTCGGCGACCGGGTGCAGCCAGGCGTCGGTCGCCGAGAAGCGGCGCCCGCGCGAGATCGTGCGCTCGGTGCGGGAGAAGCCCTCCTGGACCGGGCCGTTCGTGGAGTCGAGCAGCGCGTGCCCGGCCTGCTGCGCCGCGGCCAGGAACGCCGCGTTCAGCGGGCCCGCGGCCGGGGCGCGCTCGAGGACCTGCGGCCCGTGACCGCCGTCGGGCAGCGGGGTGCCGCGCTCGGACATCCGCCGCTCCAGGCGGCGGAAGTAGGGCAGCAGGTGGGCCGAGCTCCACTGCTCGCAGCCGGGCAGGCGGGACCAGCGGTCGTAGTCGCCCGGGTGGGCCCGCTGGTAGACCATCCCGTTGATGCTGCTGCTGCCGCCCAGCACCTTCCCGCGCGGGACGGCGATCCGGCGTCCGGCCAGACCGGCCTCGGGCTCGGTGACGTAGCACCAGTCGTAGCGGGGGTTGCCCCACGCCTTCGACAGCGCGGCGGGCATCCGGATGATCGGGTCCCAGCGGTGGTCGGGCCGGCCCGCCTCGAGCATCAGCACCCGCCGCGTGGGATCCTCGGTGAGCCGGGAGGCCAGCACCGCCCCCGCGGATCCCCCGCCGACGATGACGACGTCGTACCGGCCCATGCGCGCCCTCCACACCCACTGTCGGGATTGCCCTGTTCGAGGGAGCAACCCCCCTTGCGTGGATCACGGTACGCCGCGCCCACCGGCCGTCGCCGCCACCCCCGTAGGCTCGATGGTGTGACGACGACCGAGCGTGACGCCGAGGACGGAGCGGACCTCCGCGACGCCGCCGCGGACGACGCCGACGCCGCTCTGGCCGCCCTCGCCGCCCAGCTGGAGGCGTCGGTCGCCGAGCTGTCCTCGGCCCGTGAACGGGTGGCCGAGCTGCAGGAGCTGCGGTCTCAGGGGTTGAGCTGGCGGGCGATCGTCCCGCGCGAGGCACGGCCGCTGATCGTGGAGACCCTCACCCGCACCCTCGACGGCCTGGGCGCCGTCGGTGGCCGGTTCCGCCGCGAGGAGGCCGTCGCGCTGCACGGCGAGGGCGAGACGATCGCCGGGATCGGCAGGCTGTTCGGGGTCAGCCGCCAGCGCGTGTCGGCCTACCTGCAGGAACACCAGCAGCTCCTCGAACGGTGTGCGGACCGCCAGGACCGGCCGGAAGCCTGACCCCGGGTCAGCCCTGGTCGTTCCTGCGGTGCCGCGCCTGCCGCTGGGCGGGCACTCGCGGCGCCACCGGCACCACGGGGGAGCGGCGGGCCGCCGGGATCAGCGCGGTGCGGTCGAGCGCGTCGGGCTGTTCCGGCACCGACGGCGGCGCGGCGCGCAGCTGCAGCCGGGCCAGCTCGCGGACGTCGGTGAGCCGGGCCGCCAGCGCGGTCACCACCGGCGCCAGCGCGACGACCAGACGCTCGCCGAGCGGGTCGTCGGGCCCGCCGCGGGCGAACAGCTGCAGGACGCCCGCGGTGCGCCCGGCGACCGGGACCGGCACCGACAGCGAGCGGACCAGGCCGCAGTCGGCCGCGGCGGCGGCCAGCTCGGGCGGTCCGGACCGGGTCAGGTCCGGGGTGGTCAGCGTGCGGTCGCCGCGCTCGGCGGCGGGGCCCGGCCCGGCGTCGGCCCGGCGCTGCAGCTCACCCAGGCGCAGCGCGGCGGTGTCGGAGCCGAACACCCGCCGGGCCTCGGGGTCGCGGGGGTCGGCGGGCTCGCGCAGCAGCAGCGCCGCACCCCCGACCCGGGCGGCGGGCACCAGCGCGACACAGATCCCGGACAGCATCGCGGCGATGTCGGCGTGCGCCACGGAGGTGGCGCCGGCCTGCAACGCGACCCGCACCAGGGCGGGGGCCGGGTCGGGCGTCGGCCGCCCGGTCGTGCCGGAGGTCCAGAGCGAGGCCGCCATCTCGTCCCTTCCGCGTCAGCTCCCGCGAGCGGGGTTCGTGACACAGCGTCGCGGGTGTGGTGGCGAGGATAACGATCGTGGTCCGCGCCGCGGACGGCGGCTCGCCCGGCCGTCCCGACGATCACCGCAGGTGATCGGATCGGACGGCCACGGTGACTGCGGGTGTCCGGCCGGTCCGGTGTGGCGGACGTCGTCCCGGCAGGACCCGGCGGACCGCGTAGGGTTCACGGTCGTACCGCGGGAGCCCGCGCACCGAGGCTGAGAGGGCGGCAGGACCGGCCGCCGACCGTTCGAACCTGATCCGGGTCACACCGGCGTAGGGAGGCCGCCCCGTGCTGTCACGTGCTCTCCGTCCACTCGCCGTCGCGCTGGCGCTCGCGCTGGCCCTGTCCGGCTGCGCCGCGGAGGACGGCTCCGGCGGCTCCGCCGGGGGCGGGCCGATCCGCGTCGCGCTGGACTGGACGCCGAACACCAACCACATCGGGCTGTTCGCCGCCCAGCAGGCGGGCTACTTCCGCGACGCCGGCCTCGACGTCGAGTTCCTGCCCTACAACCAGACCTCGCCGGACACCCTGGTCGGTTCCGGCGCCGCGGACTTCGGCGTGGGCTTCCAGGACTCCTTCACGTTCTCGAAGGCCGCGGGCGCCGACATCACCTCGGTGATGGCGATCCTGCAGCACTGGGCGACCGAGATCGCGGTGCGCTCCGACCGCACCGACATCCGGCGCCCGCGCGACCTCGACGGCAAGATCTACGCCGGATTCGGCGGGCCCGGTGAGAACCAGAAGATGCAGGCCGTGATCCGGGCCGACGGCGGGCGCGGCGACTTCCGCACCGAGGTCCTGTCCACCGCGGCCTACGAGGCGCTCTACTCCGGCCAGGCCGACTTCACCGAGCCGTTCGTCAACGTCGAGGGCATCGAGGCGCAGCTGCGGGGCGAGCCGATCCGCACCTTCCGTTACACCGACTACGGCTTCCCGGACTCCTACAACGTGCTGCTGCTGGGCAACTCGACCTGGCTGCGCGACCACCCCGACCGGGCCCGTGCGTTCGTGCAGGCCGTCCAGAAGGGCTACGCGCTGGCCGCGCAGGATCCGGCGACCGCGGCCCGGATGCTGAAGGAGGCCAACCCCGGCGCGTTCACCTCCGACGCGCTGGTCGACCGGGGCGCACAGATGCTCAGCGAGCGTTTCCTGCGCGACACGCAGGGCCGCGTCGGGTTCCAGACCCCGCAGCAGTGGGCCGGGTTCTCCGGGTTCCTCTACGACACGGGCACCGTCGCGGGGCCGGACGGCGCCCCGGTGCGGCAGAAGCCGGACTTCTCGACCTGGTTCACCAACGACTACCTGGCACCGTGATCCGCCGGCTGTGGCCGGCCGCGGCGCTGGTCACCGTCCTGCTGGTCGCCTGGCAGGTCGCGGTCACCGTCGACGGCGCCCGCCCCCAGGTGCTGCCCTCGCCGCTGCGGGTGGTCGAGCAGGGCTGGGCGTTCCGGGCCGAGCTGTGGGCGAACACGCTGCCGACGGTCCAGGTGACGCTGATCGGGTTCACCGTCTCGATGGTGCTGGCCTGGGCGGCCGCGGTCGCGGTGGACTTCTC harbors:
- a CDS encoding class I SAM-dependent methyltransferase yields the protein MSTVAPSTPSPHASPAGTGAFLREFLRDPLRTASALPSSRALALAATAPVPATGDPVVVELGPGTGAFTDVIAERLGGRGHHLAVELNPRLAALLRARHPGLDVAVADAAELPALLAARGLGGADVVVSGLPWAAYPRDEPWLTDVVAGCLHPDGALTQFGYSVTRSLPPARRLRRRLAAAFEEVVHGRAVLANVPPAFVLTARRPRPPRG
- a CDS encoding DEAD/DEAH box helicase codes for the protein MSQTQLVSPETRPLRAWQRSALARYLATSPRDFLAVATPGAGKTTFALRVASELLRDRVVDAITVVTPTEHLKYQWAESAAAAGVALDPEFRNSAGGTSRDYQGIAITYAGVAAHPMLHRNRTENRRMLVILDEIHHAGDAKSWGEGVYEAFEPATRRLALTGTPFRSDDNPIPFVEYVPDAEGAPRSRADHQYGYAEALADNVVRPVVFLAYSGTSNWRTSAGEEISARLGEPLTREQTAMAWRTALDPSGDWMPAVLAAADRRLQSHRDGGMPDAGGLVIATDQTAARAYAALLTGITGVRPAVVLSDEAGGSDRIAEFSRSTERWMVAVRMVSEGVDVPRLAVGVYATSASTPLYFAQAIGRFVRSRRQGETASVFVPSVPVLLGLASELEAQRDHVLGKPQRPEEVWNDAELNEANTVKDEPGEQEKAFTSLGADAELDQLIYEGATYSADEEDYLGLPGLLEPDQVRTLLSQRQADWIAKGSPRTGAQARATPATEPTPPPAAERGQSVRERLQTLRKELNTLVALHNHKTRKPHGKIHNELRAHCGGPPVAMATIEQLEERIATLRSWR
- a CDS encoding EamA family transporter, producing MYVGAALAVGLFDRLAPSAVAELRLIGAALVLLAWRRPGRDSWRGVRLVRAGTFGLATALMNVAYYEAIARLPLGTAVAVEFTGPVVVAALASRRFRDVGAVGLAAAGVLLIADVRWSGSPAGVLWALGAAAMWAAYIVLGKRVARAGSGIDDLATGFTVAAVVLVPLLFTGGTGAATGFGLANLAPLADPVVLGLSVGLGVLSSVIPYVLDQVVLRRVGQARFAVLLALLPATATLVGLVVLGQLPGPLEAVGIALVVAAVALRSRDGDEPVPVPATYVRDRSAPS
- a CDS encoding DUF7455 domain-containing protein; this translates as MQPETLTRPELTLADRCDRCGAAAKVRAILPSGGELLFCNHHGNAHAAKLRESGVQVQTGE
- a CDS encoding choline dehydrogenase, yielding MGRYDVVIVGGGSAGAVLASRLTEDPTRRVLMLEAGRPDHRWDPIIRMPAALSKAWGNPRYDWCYVTEPEAGLAGRRIAVPRGKVLGGSSSINGMVYQRAHPGDYDRWSRLPGCEQWSSAHLLPYFRRLERRMSERGTPLPDGGHGPQVLERAPAAGPLNAAFLAAAQQAGHALLDSTNGPVQEGFSRTERTISRGRRFSATDAWLHPVADSRPNLTVRTGALVRALRTDARGTRVIGVRYRAADGTLRDVDAGETLLAAGSVATPQLLQVSGFGDPEHLAGIGVGTRVALPGVGANLQDHLAVHLQHACSRPISLAPHRAPHRLPAAAARWLVSGTGIGASNHFEIGGFASTSMAGGIPDVMMLFAPVAMRFAPDVPPVGHGYEMHVSVMAGDVRGTVRAVSRDTAVPPRLVQNYLVTDGDRRRWVEAVGLAREILTQPAFAGLDAGETFPGEGVRSDAEILAWVSRRAQNGLHPTSTARMGTDADAVVDPSTLRVHGTEGLRVVDASIFPDVPNANTYGPVVVVAERAADIVTGATPLPADPAPSRPAGARGAPGTGPEPLAPVS
- a CDS encoding helix-turn-helix domain-containing protein, producing the protein MTTTERDAEDGADLRDAAADDADAALAALAAQLEASVAELSSARERVAELQELRSQGLSWRAIVPREARPLIVETLTRTLDGLGAVGGRFRREEAVALHGEGETIAGIGRLFGVSRQRVSAYLQEHQQLLERCADRQDRPEA
- a CDS encoding ABC transporter substrate-binding protein, which codes for MLSRALRPLAVALALALALSGCAAEDGSGGSAGGGPIRVALDWTPNTNHIGLFAAQQAGYFRDAGLDVEFLPYNQTSPDTLVGSGAADFGVGFQDSFTFSKAAGADITSVMAILQHWATEIAVRSDRTDIRRPRDLDGKIYAGFGGPGENQKMQAVIRADGGRGDFRTEVLSTAAYEALYSGQADFTEPFVNVEGIEAQLRGEPIRTFRYTDYGFPDSYNVLLLGNSTWLRDHPDRARAFVQAVQKGYALAAQDPATAARMLKEANPGAFTSDALVDRGAQMLSERFLRDTQGRVGFQTPQQWAGFSGFLYDTGTVAGPDGAPVRQKPDFSTWFTNDYLAP